A genome region from Streptomyces pratensis includes the following:
- a CDS encoding cytochrome P450 codes for MTDHPASDVDATRGCPVMHGDAGGLTRLYGPDAAIDPQGIYGRLRKEHGAVAPVLLEGDVRAWLVLGYRESRRVLDNPLQFSRDSRIWRDWKEGGVEETSPLIQMLGWRPDCVSQDGEPHRRLRRAVTDNLDTLAGRGIRRHVTHFANKQIDAFAGKGTADLVGEYAEYLPMLVLTRLFGLPAAEGRSLAVSCAQVIKGGPDALAHNDRIMQILGELAERKRVEPGPDFTTGLLGHDAGLDEGEIVSHLRLVLITAHTTTSNLLARVLELIFTDASRLAGLVSGQRAVSEVVEDVMWNTPPLAVLPGRFATADLELGGTQIKEGDLLVLGLAAGNLDPDIRPDVGVSVHGNQSHLAFSGGPHECPGQNIGQAIIETAVDVLLHRLPGLRLSPPADGLTSTASTWEARLDTLPVEFAAQPA; via the coding sequence ATGACCGATCACCCGGCGAGCGACGTGGACGCCACCCGAGGCTGCCCGGTCATGCACGGGGACGCGGGCGGCCTCACCCGGCTGTACGGGCCGGACGCGGCGATCGACCCGCAGGGCATCTACGGGCGGCTGCGCAAGGAACACGGTGCCGTGGCACCGGTACTCCTCGAAGGGGACGTCCGTGCCTGGCTGGTCCTCGGCTACCGCGAGAGCCGGCGCGTGCTCGACAACCCCCTCCAGTTCAGCCGGGATTCGCGCATCTGGCGGGACTGGAAGGAAGGGGGCGTCGAGGAGACCTCGCCGCTGATCCAGATGCTCGGCTGGCGTCCGGACTGCGTGTCCCAGGACGGCGAGCCGCACCGCAGGCTGCGCAGGGCCGTGACCGACAACCTGGACACCCTCGCGGGGCGCGGCATCCGGCGCCACGTCACGCACTTCGCGAACAAGCAGATCGACGCGTTCGCCGGGAAGGGCACGGCCGACCTGGTGGGTGAGTACGCCGAGTACCTGCCCATGCTCGTACTGACGAGGCTGTTCGGGCTCCCGGCGGCCGAGGGGCGCAGCCTCGCGGTCTCCTGCGCCCAGGTCATCAAGGGCGGTCCGGACGCCCTCGCGCACAACGACCGCATCATGCAGATCCTCGGCGAACTCGCCGAGCGCAAGCGGGTCGAGCCGGGCCCCGACTTCACCACCGGGCTGCTCGGGCACGACGCCGGCCTCGACGAGGGCGAGATCGTCAGCCATCTGCGTCTGGTGCTGATCACCGCTCACACCACGACCAGCAACCTGCTGGCCCGGGTGCTCGAACTGATCTTCACCGACGCGTCGCGCCTGGCCGGACTCGTCAGCGGCCAGCGGGCCGTCTCCGAGGTCGTCGAGGACGTCATGTGGAACACCCCGCCGCTGGCGGTCCTCCCGGGGCGTTTCGCCACCGCGGACCTGGAGCTCGGCGGTACGCAGATCAAGGAGGGGGACCTGCTGGTGCTCGGTCTCGCCGCGGGCAACCTCGACCCGGACATCCGTCCCGACGTCGGGGTCTCCGTCCACGGCAACCAGTCGCACCTCGCGTTCAGCGGCGGCCCGCACGAATGCCCCGGCCAGAACATCGGCCAGGCCATCATCGAGACCGCCGTCGACGTCCTGCTGCACCGGCTGCCGGGACTGCGGCTGTCCCCGCCGGCCGACGGGCTCACCTCGACCGCCTCCACCTGGGAAGCGCGCCTGGACACGCTCCCGGTCGAGTTCGCCGCGCAGCCTGCCTAG
- a CDS encoding GTP-binding protein, whose translation MDFKGFDHPGRHAAGGGTRSVKVMIAGGFGTGKTTLVRSVSDIKPLTTEETLTQASVDVDDLIGVADKQQTTVSLDFGKIGINDELVLYLFGTPGQERFWFLWNGLFKGALGAVVLVDTRRLASSFRAIEEMERQNVPFVIALNVFPDSKDHPVEEIRDALDIPEHTPVVTCDARDRTSSRDVLIALIHHLKSRSGVALETR comes from the coding sequence GTGGACTTCAAAGGCTTTGACCATCCAGGCCGGCACGCGGCCGGAGGCGGCACCCGCTCGGTGAAGGTGATGATCGCCGGCGGTTTCGGCACCGGGAAAACCACCCTGGTGCGCTCCGTCAGCGACATCAAGCCGCTCACCACGGAGGAGACGCTGACGCAGGCCAGCGTCGACGTCGACGACCTGATCGGAGTGGCGGACAAGCAGCAGACCACCGTCAGCCTCGACTTCGGCAAGATCGGCATCAACGACGAGCTGGTGCTCTACCTGTTCGGGACACCGGGGCAGGAGCGGTTCTGGTTCCTGTGGAACGGCCTCTTCAAGGGCGCCCTCGGGGCAGTGGTCCTGGTGGACACCCGGCGGTTGGCCTCCAGCTTCCGGGCGATCGAGGAGATGGAGCGGCAGAACGTGCCGTTCGTCATCGCCCTGAACGTGTTCCCCGACTCCAAGGACCACCCGGTCGAAGAGATCCGCGACGCCCTGGACATCCCCGAGCACACACCGGTCGTGACGTGCGACGCCCGCGACCGGACCTCCAGCCGTGACGTGCTGATCGCGCTGATACACCACCTCAAGTCGCGCTCCGGCGTCGCTCTGGAGACCCGATGA
- a CDS encoding DUF742 domain-containing protein, translated as MSGPRRPTDPPGLERYYVLTGGRSGPGGSASTLDVATLIISRAAAEPGLQHEHEEILRRCRDPLSVAELGAHLGLPFNILAVLLADLLDAGRVEARDPIPASDAGRGPDLALLEEVLSGLQRL; from the coding sequence ATGAGTGGTCCCCGCCGGCCCACGGACCCGCCCGGTCTCGAGCGGTACTACGTCCTCACCGGGGGGCGCAGCGGACCGGGTGGTTCGGCGTCGACCCTGGACGTGGCGACCCTCATCATCTCCCGCGCCGCAGCCGAGCCCGGCCTGCAGCACGAGCACGAGGAGATACTCCGGCGCTGCCGCGATCCGCTGTCGGTGGCCGAACTAGGCGCCCATCTCGGATTGCCCTTCAACATACTCGCGGTGCTCCTGGCCGATCTGCTGGACGCAGGCCGCGTCGAAGCCCGCGACCCCATCCCGGCGTCGGACGCCGGCCGCGGGCCCGACCTCGCGCTCCTTGAGGAGGTACTCAGTGGACTTCAAAGGCTTTGA
- a CDS encoding roadblock/LC7 domain-containing protein gives MTQQGTDVSWALRDLTESIREIRFALVASSDGKAITSYGADDPDDVDRFAAVVAGLQALAQPVAEQFPTYAGQLRLAMIEVDGGHLFVVRAGVETYLGVLAREGLDQGLLGHQMRDLARRMGELLGTSPRLEEQPG, from the coding sequence ATGACGCAACAGGGAACCGACGTGAGCTGGGCGCTCCGGGATCTGACGGAGAGCATCCGGGAGATCCGCTTCGCCCTCGTGGCCTCCAGCGACGGCAAGGCCATCACCTCCTACGGCGCCGACGACCCGGACGACGTGGACCGCTTCGCCGCCGTGGTCGCGGGCCTGCAGGCACTCGCGCAGCCCGTCGCCGAGCAGTTCCCCACGTACGCGGGGCAGCTGCGCCTGGCGATGATCGAGGTCGACGGCGGCCATCTCTTCGTGGTGCGGGCAGGTGTGGAGACGTACCTCGGGGTGCTTGCCAGGGAAGGGCTCGACCAGGGCCTGCTCGGTCATCAGATGAGGGACCTGGCGCGCAGGATGGGTGAGCTCCTCGGCACCAGTCCGCGCCTGGAGGAGCAGCCTGGATGA